A genome region from Pseudomonas sp. N3-W includes the following:
- a CDS encoding translation factor GTPase family protein, producing the protein MKSLNLGILAHVDAGKTSLTERILFDAGARLRLGSVDSGNTYTDSLLLERERGITIRSAVASFELNSILVNLLDTPGHPDFIAEVERTLALLDIAIIVVSAVEGVQAQTRVLVGALQRLAIPHMFFINKIDRKGADFQHTLQALGRLLKSRPLALVTVRDAGTCLAAVDTCDPASAQVMSQWLDVLCEHDEALLHDYVSHPEAIDTARLEQGLREQLGKGLVNPVFAGSAITGVGVAQMIEAITRLSPIKSHDASAPVLASVFKIDRGWGGHKRFHVSMLAGTLHLRQTIDTPLGASRITGIHVSASGGLQSATHASAGQIACITGLEGVRIGDRIGVRSERHQSAQTFTPPAIETHVAPVLPAQTKALWEALGALAEQDPLIDLRRNAAGLVFVSLYGEVQKEIIQATLADEYDIQAIFEESSAICVETLISTGQGLESLEDASNPFLASVGLRVSPGAPGSGQTFTRQAHAGLMPTSFYKAIEESVFETLKEGKHGWAVHDCEVTLTTVDYESPSSTAADFRHLTPLVLAAAIESAGTQVCEPRSAFRIEVPATMSSPVHALLAKAGATISGATLGAETVRIDGSIVTTRIYTLQHEIPNVTSGLGFMESELATYAPVVGTAPCRERTMANPYNRHEYLRQVRLGPRMGRPASSA; encoded by the coding sequence ATGAAATCCCTGAATCTGGGTATCCTTGCGCATGTCGATGCCGGCAAGACCAGCCTGACCGAACGGATACTTTTCGACGCTGGCGCCAGACTTCGCCTGGGCAGCGTGGACTCGGGCAACACCTACACCGACAGCCTGCTGCTGGAGCGTGAACGGGGCATCACGATCAGGTCGGCGGTGGCCTCGTTCGAGCTGAACTCGATACTGGTGAATCTGTTGGATACCCCCGGGCACCCGGACTTCATTGCCGAGGTGGAGCGCACGCTCGCCTTGTTGGACATCGCCATTATCGTGGTGTCGGCGGTCGAGGGTGTCCAGGCCCAGACCCGCGTACTGGTAGGCGCCCTGCAACGGCTGGCAATACCTCATATGTTCTTCATCAACAAGATTGATCGTAAAGGGGCTGACTTCCAGCACACCCTGCAAGCGCTCGGCAGACTTCTGAAAAGCCGGCCACTGGCCCTGGTCACCGTGCGCGATGCCGGCACGTGCCTGGCGGCGGTCGACACCTGTGATCCGGCATCCGCACAGGTGATGTCACAGTGGCTGGATGTGCTGTGCGAACACGACGAAGCATTGCTGCACGACTACGTCAGTCATCCCGAAGCGATTGACACGGCGCGCCTTGAACAGGGGTTGCGCGAGCAACTGGGCAAGGGCCTGGTCAACCCGGTGTTCGCCGGATCCGCTATCACCGGTGTCGGCGTTGCACAGATGATCGAGGCGATTACGCGGTTGTCCCCGATAAAGTCCCACGACGCCAGTGCCCCGGTGCTCGCCTCGGTGTTCAAGATCGACAGAGGCTGGGGTGGGCACAAGCGCTTTCATGTCTCGATGCTGGCCGGGACGTTGCACCTGCGGCAAACCATCGACACGCCGCTGGGCGCGTCCAGAATCACGGGTATTCATGTGTCCGCAAGCGGTGGCTTGCAGTCTGCCACCCACGCCAGCGCAGGTCAGATCGCCTGTATTACCGGGCTCGAAGGCGTTCGTATCGGCGACCGCATCGGCGTTCGCAGTGAGCGCCACCAGAGCGCTCAAACCTTTACGCCCCCGGCAATCGAAACCCATGTCGCCCCCGTTTTGCCAGCGCAGACCAAAGCACTCTGGGAAGCGTTAGGCGCACTCGCCGAACAGGATCCGTTGATCGACCTGCGAAGAAATGCCGCTGGGCTGGTTTTCGTCTCGCTTTACGGCGAGGTACAGAAAGAGATCATCCAGGCCACGCTGGCGGATGAGTACGACATCCAGGCCATCTTCGAGGAGAGCTCGGCCATCTGCGTCGAAACGTTGATCTCGACGGGCCAGGGGCTGGAGTCGCTCGAGGATGCGTCCAATCCGTTCCTGGCCAGCGTTGGTCTTCGTGTCAGTCCGGGCGCGCCGGGATCGGGGCAGACGTTCACCCGCCAGGCCCATGCCGGACTGATGCCGACGAGTTTCTACAAAGCCATCGAAGAGTCAGTCTTCGAGACCCTCAAAGAAGGCAAGCACGGGTGGGCAGTGCACGACTGCGAGGTCACGCTGACAACCGTCGACTACGAGTCCCCGTCAAGCACGGCCGCTGATTTTCGCCATCTCACCCCGCTGGTGCTCGCTGCGGCAATAGAAAGCGCCGGCACTCAGGTCTGTGAGCCACGCAGCGCGTTTCGAATTGAGGTGCCGGCAACAATGAGCAGCCCCGTCCATGCGTTGCTGGCCAAGGCTGGCGCCACGATCAGTGGCGCAACCCTGGGCGCAGAGACGGTCCGCATTGATGGCTCGATCGTCACCACCCGCATCTACACGTTGCAGCATGAAATACCGAACGTGACCAGTGGCCTCGGTTTCATGGAGAGCGAGCTCGCCACCTATGCGCCGGTCGTGGGAACCGCTCCTTGTCGGGAGCGGACCATGGCCAACCCTTACAACCGGCACGAGTACCTTCGC